Genomic DNA from Streptomyces sp. PCS3-D2:
GCCGTTGTGGACGACGGCCACGCGCCCCGCGTTGTCGAGGTGCGGGTGCGCGTTGACGTCGGTGGGCCCGCCGTGGGTCGCCCACCGGGTGTGCCCGAGTCCCGTGGAACCGGCCGGCAGCGGGTTCGCGACCAGTTCCTTCTCCAGATTGACGAGCTTGCCGGCCTTCTTGGCGGCGGCCAGGCTGTCGTCCGCGAGTACGGCGACCCCTGCCGAGTCGTAGCCGCGGTACTCCAGTCGCTTGAGTCCGGCGATGACCACATCGAGCGCAGACTGCGCTCCCACGTAACCCACAATTCCGCACATAGGGCGCAGCGTACGCCGTGGCCGGCCGTCTGCCCCGTAGCCGAACAAGACGAAAACCCCGCCCCGGCGCATCGGCCGGAGCGGGGTTGACGGTGCGTCGGAAGGGGCCTCAGCCGAGCTTCTTGGCCTGGGCCTCGACGAGGGCCTTCGGCTGCTCGGCGGTGCCGGCCAGGCTCAGGGAGGAGAAGGTGGCGACCGTGTTGCCCTTGCGGACGAGGACCAGCTGGGTCGTCAGCTTCTCGCCGTCGGCGTCGATTTCGACGGTGAGGGGCAGGGTCTCGTCGCCACCGGTGACGGCGGCACCGGGCGCGACCTTGGTGATCTTGGTGGTCTCGCCGTCCTGGGTGGCCGCGTAGCCGCCCGAGCACTTCTCGCTCGCGGTCTTCACCGCGGCGAAGGCCTCCTCGGCGCCCTTGGCCTCGTACGAGGCGAGGGTCACCGTGGTGGCCGTGGAACCGAGGGCGCCCGCGATCGCCTTCGCCGCGTCCTCCGGCGAGGTGCCGGTGGCGGGCTTCGGGGTGGCGATCGCCTTGGTGCGGGCCGTCCCGGAGGGGGTGCCGGCCGGGACGAAGGCCTGGGCCTGGACCAGGATCTTGCATTCGGGCTTGTCGCTGGTGGCGGTGGCGCCGGCGGCGGCCTCGGCGGGCGTGGACTCCTTGAAGGTGTGGTCCGCGAGGTCGGCCTGGGTCACCAGGAGCTTCGCCAGCTCCGCGTCGGTCTTGCCCTTGGCGGCGGGGGCCGCCGACGTCGCCGCGGCCTCGGACGGCTTGGCGTCCGCCTTGGTGTCGGCCTTGTCGGAACCGCAGGCGGTGGCCAGCAGGACCAGGGACACGGCGGACGCGGTCATGACAGAACGGCGAACAAGGGTGCTACGCACGAGAAGACTCCCCCACAGACAACGAAAACGGCACGCGGGAGCCGCACCCTCGACCGGGCGCGGCTCCGAACGGTTGTGCGGCCAATCTACTGGTCAAATGATCAGCGGCCCGCGAATTTCGCGGGCCGCATCGGATCGTGACCGGTACGAGACCGATTCAGCCGAGCTTCTTCAGCTGCGCGTCGACGAACGCCCGCGCGTCGGCCGGCTTGGCGTCGAAGCGGACCGTGTGGACGACCACGAGGTTGTTGCCCTTGCGGAAGGCGACCATCTGGCTGTTCATGGCCTCGCCGTCGTCCTCGGTGGCGAACGCCCACGCCGCGGCGTCGTCGCCGGCGGTGAACACCGCCGGGGTGACCGACTTGACCGTGGTCTTCTCGCCCTTCGCCGTCGTCGCGAACCCCGCCCCGCAGGCCTGGCCGGCGGCCTTCAGGGACGCGAGGGCCTCCTCCGCCCCCTTGCCGTCGTAGGAGGCGAGCTGCACGGAGGTCGCGCTGATGCTCAGCGGATTCGCCGGGTCGGACGGCTGGCCGACACCGACGCGCTCCGTCGTGGTGACGGCCGTGCCGATCGGGGCCAGGCTGCCCGCCTGGGCGAGCGGCGCGCACTCCGGCTTGTCGGTGGTGACCTCGGCGGCCTTGGCGATGTCGTCCGCCCCCGCCTTCTGGATCTTGACGTCGCGGACGTCGCCGTCGGCCAGCGTGAGCTTCTCCAGCTCGACCGCGGTGAGCGCCTTGGCCTCGGGCGTGGGCGAAGGAGACGGGGCGGCCGCGGACGGCTTGGCGTCCGCATCGGCGCCGGGCGCGTCCGAGGGGCCGCAGGCGGTGGCCAGCAGGGCGAGGGACGCGCCGGAGGCGGTCAGGACGGCACGACGGAGTATGGCGGTACGCACGGAGGACTCCCGGGAAACAAGGTGGTGTCAGCGCAGCGCGGAGGACGTCCCGCAGCTGCGGGACGATCAAGTGGACTGCATCGCTCCGCACTGTACGGGCGATCCTCGCGCCCGCCTCCGGTGTGACGACCGCGAGCGCGGATCGTGATCAGGGCGAGACCCCGATCTTCGCGAATCGGACCGGACGCCCGGGCGTCCCCTTTGGCCACGTGACCGACCCCACCACCCACAAGCGCCCCCCAGCCCCGACAATGGCGGTGTGATCACTTCGCCGCCACGAAGCAACACGCCCGAGGAAGCAACGGAGCACCCCGGCCGGGACGGGCAGCCCCCGCGTTCCGCGCACCGCCGCGGCCCCGAGGTCTCGCCGTACGTGGACCTCACCCGGGCCGAGTGGAGCGCCCTGCGCGAGCGGACGCCGCTGCCGCTGACCGCGGACGAGGTCGAGCGCCTGCGCGGCCTCGGCGACGTCATCGACCTCGACGAGGTCCGCGACGTGTACCTGCCGCTGTCGCGCCTGCTCAACCTCTACGTCGGTGCCACCAGCAACCTCCGCGGCACCCTGAACACCTTCCTCGGCGATGCCGGCAACGGCCACGGCGCACAGTCGGGCACCCCCTTCGTCATAGGGGTCGCCGGCTCGGTCGCCGTCGGCAAGTCCACCGTGGCGCGTCTGCTCCAGGCCCTGCTCGCCCGCTGGCCCGAGCACCCCCGCGTGGAACTGGTCACCACCGACGGCTTCCTGTACCCGATGAAGGAGCTCCAGCGGCGCGGACTCACCTCCCGCAAGGGGTTCCCCGAGTCCTACGACCGCCGCGCGCTCACCCGCTTCGTCGCCGACATCAAGGCCGGCAAGGACGAGGTCCGGGCCCCGGTCTACTCACACCTGATCTACGACATCGTGCCCGGCGAGGAGCTCGTCGTACGCCGTCCGGACATCCTCATCGTCGAGGGCCTCAACGTGCTCCAGCCGGCCCTTCCCGGCACCGACGGCCGGACCCGCGTCGCCCTCGCCGACTACTTCGACTTCAGCGTGTACGTGGACGCCCGCCCCGAGGACATCGAGCGCTGGTACCTCAACCGCTTCCGGAAGCTGCGCGAGACCGCCTTCCAGAACCCGTTCTCCTACTTCCGCAAGTACACACAGGTCTCCGAGGAGGAGGCCATGGAGTACGCGCAGACGACGTGGCGGACGATCAACCGGCCGAACCTGCTGGAGAACGTGGCCCCCACCCGCGGCCGGGCCACCCTCGTCGTCCGCAAGGGGCCGGACCACAAGGTCCAGAAGCTGAGCCTGCGCAAGCTCTGACCCTGCCGGTGCGCATACGGGACCGGCCGGCCCGTGCGGGCGGCGGCCGGCCCGCCGAACGGCTCCGGCCGGGCCCGCGGCGCCCTCCGCCGCGCAGCGCACCGCGGAGGGGCGCCCTGGAGCGCGCGCCCTAGCCGAGCGCCGACTTCACGGCGTCCGCGAGCCGGCCGGCGACGGCGCGGGCCTGCTCGATGTCGGCGGCCTCGACCATCACGCGCACGAGCGGCTCCGTACCGGAGGGACGCAGCAGCACGCGGCCGGAGGTGCCCAGCTCGCGCTCGGCGTCGGACACCGCCGCCGCCAGCTCGCCGGAGGTCGAGACCCGGGACTTGTCCACGTCGGGAACGTTGATCAGGACCTGCGGCAGCCGCTGCATGACCCCCGCCAGCTCGGCGAGGGAACGGCCGGTGGCCGCGACCCGTGCCGCGAGCAGCAGACCGGTCAGCGTGCCGTCACCGGTGGTCGCGTGGTCGAGGATGATCACGTGGCCGGACTGCTCGCCGCCGAGCGCGTAGCCGTGCTCCTTCATCGACTCCAGCACGTACCGGTCGCCGACCCCGGTCTGCACGACCTGGATGCCCTCGCCCTCCATGGCCAGCTTGAAGCCCAGGTTGGACATCACGGTGCCGACCACGGTGTTCTCCCGCAGTTGGCCGGCCTCGCGCATGGCCAGCGCCAGCACCGCGAGGATCTGGTCGCCGTCGACCTCCGCTCCGGTGCCGTCCACGGCCAGGCAGCGGTCCGCGTCACCGTCGTGCGCGATGCCGAAGTCGGCGCCGTGCTCGACCACGGCCGCCTTCAGCAGACCGAGGTGGGTGGAGCCGCAGCCGTCGTTGATGTTCAGGCCGTCCGGACCGGCACCGATCGTGACGACCTCCGCGCCGGCCCGCGCGAACGCCTCGGGAGAGACGTAGGAGGCCGCGCCGTGCGCCTCGTCGAGGACGATCTTCAGACCGTCGAGGCGGTTGGGGAGGACTCCGATGAGGTGGGCGACGTACTTCTCGAAGCCCTCGGTGTAGTCCGAGACGCGGCCGACACCGGCCCCGGTCGGCCGGTCCCAGGGGGCACCGGTGCGGTGCTCCTCGTAGACGGACTCGATGCGGTCCTCCAGCTCGTCGGCGAGCTTGTGGCCGCCGCGGGCGAAGAACTTGATGCCGTTGTCGGGCATGGCGTTGTGGCTGGCGGAGAGCATCACACCGAGGTCGGCACCCAGCGCACCGGTGAGATACGCCACCGCCGGGGTGGGCAGCACACCGACGCGCAGGACGTCCACGCCCGCGCTCGCCAGGCCGGCCACGACCGCGGCCTCAAGGAATTCACCGGAGGCGCGGGGGTCCCGGCCGACCACCGCGGTCGCCCGGTGGCCCTCGAAGGTGCCCGCTTCGGCGAGTACGTGGGCAGCCGCCACGGAGAGGCCGAGCGCGAGCTCCGCCGTCAGATCCGCGTTGGCGACGCCGCGTACACCGTCCGTCCCGAAGAGTCGTCCCACAGTTGTCCTCCCGAGTGTGCGCTTCGCGTATGACCGCTTGTGTCAGGTATGTGCCGCTTGTGGCGGTAAACGAACCGCCCCGGCAGCACAGAGAGTGCTGCCGGGGCGGTTTCGTTGCAGAACAGCAGGCGCAGATTAGCGCTTGCTGTACTGCGGAGCCTTACGGGCCTTCTTGAGACCGGCCTTCTTGCGCTCGACCGCACGGTCGTCGCGGGAAAGGAAGCCGGCCTTCTTCAGCGCCGGGCGGTTGTTGTCCACGTCCGCCTCGTTCAGCGCACGGGCCACGCCGAGGCGCAGGGCACCGGCCTGGCCGGAGACGCCGCCACCCGAGATGCGGGCGATGACGTCGTAGCGGCCGTCGAGCTCAAGGAGCTTGAAGGGCTCGTTGACTTCCTGCTGGTGCACCTTGTTGGGGAAGTAGTCCTCAAGGGTGCGACCGTTGATCTTCCACTTGCCGGTGCCCGGAACGATCCGGACGCGGGCGATGGCGTTCTTGCGACGGCCCAGGCCGGCGGCCGGCTGGGGGTCACCGAAGCGACCGGCAAGGGACTCGGAGGTGTAGTCGCCCTCGACGACGACCTCAGACTCGGTGGTGTACTCCTCGACGCCCTCGAACTCGTCGACGGGGGTCTCGGCGGTGGTCTCGGCCACGATGCTCCTCAGAATTCTCTGTGTCTTAGGGGGTGGCCGGAACTACTGCGCGACCTGGGTGATCTCGAACGGCACCGGCTGCTGGGCAGCGTGCGGGTGCTGGTCGCCCGAGTAGACCTTCAGCTTCGAGAGCATCTGACGGCCCAGGGAGTTCTTCGGGAGCATGCCCTTGACGGCCTTCTCGACGGCCTTCTCCGGGTTGTTCGCCAGCAGGTCGTCGTAACGCACGGCGCGCAGGCCGCCCGGGAAGCCGGAGTGGCGGTAGGCCATCTTCTGGGAGGCCTTGTTGCCGGACAGGTGAACCTTGTCGGCGTTGATGATGACGACGAAGTCACCCATGTCCATGTGAGGGGCATAGGTCGGCTTGTGCTTGCCCTTCAGGAGGGCAGCGGCCTGGGTCGCCAGACGGCCGAGGACGACGTCCTGGGCGTCGATGACGAGCCACTGGCGCGAGATGTCGCCGGGCTTGGGGCTGTACGTACGCACGCGTATGCCTTCGCTTCTTCAGTGGTGGTATCCCACGGGCGCAAGCCCGGCGGGAAGGTCCTGACAGGGTCACCACGGACGATCACGACAGCCCTCGCTCGCATCGGGGACGCAACCCGTGTGAGCGGCCAACTGCTGGTCATCGGTCCGGTGGACCGGCGTAAGGCCCTTTCACGTGAGAATGAGAAAGCCAATACGCATAACAAACCAGCAGGATACCCAAGCAGACCCGTACGGGTCAAAACGCGGTCCGCGATGCCGATGCTGCTGGCGTCGCGGCGCACTCCGGTTCGGTCCTGGGTGGGGACCCCGCAGTTGTTACGGGCTTCAGAATAACCCGCCCGGAGCGCAGTGCACGACGCGCCAGGACGAAGGCGAGCCCGCACAGGGTGGCGCAGTCCTTGAAGGCGCGCCGCTTGTGGGCCAGCTCCGCGGGCCAGGGCACCAGCGCCAGCTGGGGCGTCAACGCCAGCCAGAACCAGGGCGAGCGGGGCGCGGAGCCCGGCCGCACCGCCGAGGCCAGCAGCAGCGGCAGCACCACGAGCAGGTAGTGATCGAAGGACGGTCGCGACACCAGGAATGCGGCGAGCATCACCATGCAAGCCGTCTCGACGAGACGCAGCTCACCCTGGTCGGCGTCCTCCTCCGTACGCCGCCACCGCGCCCAGGCCGCCCACAGCCCGGCCGCGGCACCGGCGAAGGCGACCAGGACGGCCAGTGGCTGCGGTACCCCGAGCCGCGGCAGCACCGCTATCGGCGAGGCGTCCCAGGGCAGCGCGTACGCGTCCTGCCCCTGGAGAAGGAACGGCAGGGTCCTGGTGAAGAACAGTGAGGGACTCGGCATCAGCAGCGCCCCCGCCAGCGACATCCCCAGCGGCACCAGCACCGCCGCGGCCAGCCCCCGCCACTGCCGGGCGAGGAGGAACAGCAGCCCGACCGGCACCAGCATCGGCTTGCAGGCGATGGCCAGCCCGACCACCAGCCCGGCCCACCCCCACGACCGGCGGTGTGCGAGCAGCAGTGCCAGGGGCAGCGCGGCCGCCGAGACGGCCGTCCAGTTGCCGATCAGCACCAGGTTCGCCCACGGCTTGTACAGGAGGGCGAGCACGGCCGGGCCTGCGACGGCCAGGCGCGAGCGCAGCGGCACGGAGAACAGCCGCAGGGCGGCCAGCCAGCCGATGCCCAGCAGCCCCGACATGCCGACCGGCAGGACCCAGCGCAGCACCCCCCGCGGCACCAGCGCCTCCGGCACCGCCATGAGCACGGCGCTCGGCAGGTAGAGGAAGCGCTTGTCCTCGTAGGGCGACCCGCCCTCCAGCAGCGTCTGCGCGGCCTTGACCACGAAGGCGTTGTCCGAGCCCCAGTTCTCCCGCAGGCTCGTGGAGACGCAGCTCCCGAGGAGCACCGCCAGGCAGAGCACCTGCCAGGAGCGCGGGGCCGGCCGCAGCAGCAGGCCGACCAGCCGGTCCCCGGGGGGCCGCGCCTCCCACCTCATGAGCCAGATGCCAGGCCTCAGGCCCACGACGCCCCTCCCTCACCGCCGAGCCACCGCTCAGCGCTCGCGTTCGACCCTGCGCTCGTCCCAGACGGGCTCCTGAGTCTCCCGCACCACACCGTCCGAACCGAAGACCAGGTAGCGGTCAAACGTGCGCGCGAACCAGCGGTCGTGCGTGACGCACAGCACCGTCCCCTCGTAGGACTCCAGTCCGTCCTGGAGAGCCTCCGCGGACTCCAGGTCCAGGTTGTCCGTGGGTTCGTCCAGCAGCAGCGCCGTGGTACCCGCCAGCTCCAGCAGCAGGATCTGGAAGCGCGCCTGCTGACCGCCGGAGAGCCTCTCGAAGGGCTGCTCGGCCTGACGCTCCAGCTCGTAGCGGCGCAGCGCCCCCATCGCCTGCCCGAGGGGCTTGGCGGCCTCCGTCCACAGGATCTCGACGAGGGTGCGGCCGAACAGCTCCGGGTGGGCGTGGGTCTGCGCGAAATGGCCGGGAACCACCCGCGCGCCCAGCTTCCAGTTGCCGGTGTGCCGGACGTCCTCGCCCGCCAGCAGCCGCAGGAAGTGCGACTTGCCCGAGCCGTTCGAACCGAGCACCGCGACCCGCTCCCCGTAGAAGACCTCCAGGGAGAACGGCTTCATCAGCCCGGTGAGCTCAAGGTTCTCCACCGTGAGCGCGCGCACGCCGGTCCGGCCGCCCTTGAGCCGCATCGTGATGTCCTGCTCGCGCGGCGGCTCCGGCGGCGGACCGGCCTCCTCGAACTTCTGGAAGCGGGTCTGCATCGCCCGGTAGCGCGAGGCCATGTCGGGGCTGCTCGCGGCCTGGTTGCGCAGTCGCAGCACCAGGGCCTTCAGTCGGGCGTGCTCCTCGTCCCAGCGCCGCTTGAGCTCCTCGAAGCGGGCGAAGCGCTCCTTGCGTGCCTCGTGGTATGTCCCGAAGCCCGCACCGTGCACCCACACGTCGGAGCCCGTCGGGCTCGCCTCCAGGCTGATGATCTTCTCGGCGGCCTGGGTCAGCAGCTCCCGGTCGTGGGAGACGAACAGGACCGTCTTGCGGGTCGCCTTCAGCTGCTCCTCCAGCCACCGCTTGCCCGGGACGTCGAGGTAGTTGTCCGGCTCGTCGAGCAGCAGCACCTCATCGGGCCCGCGCAGCAGCGCCTCCAGCACGAGCCGCTTCTGCTCACCGCCGGAGAGCGTGCGCACCTCGCGGAACTGGGCGGAGTCGTACGGGACGGCCAGCGCGGCCGTCGTGCAGACGTCCCAGAGGGTCTCCGCCTCGTAGCCCTGGACGTCGGCCCAGTCGCTGAGCGCCTGGGCATAGGCCATCTGCGCGGCCTCGTCATCCACCGTCATGATCAGGTGCTCGGCCCGGTCGACGGCCTTCGCCGCCTCCCGGATCCGCGGCTGGGACACCGAGACCAGCAGGTCACGTACGGTCGTCTCGTCGCGTACGGAGCCCACGAACTGGGACATCACACCAAGGCCGCCGCTGATCGTGACGCCGCCGCCGTGCGGCTGGAGCTCCCCCGAGATCAGCTTCAGCAGGGTGGTCTTGCCGGCACCGTTCGCCCCGACCAGGGCGACCACCGACCCCTCCCCCACGCGGAAGGAGACGTCGGGGAGCAGGACCCGCCCGTCGGGAAGGTAGTACTCCAGGTGGCTGGCTTCGAGATGTCCCATGCCGGGCATTGTCCAGGTCGGCGCGCCATCCGCCCAAACGATTTCGCGGCGCTCAGCAGCAGCCGGCGGCC
This window encodes:
- the coaA gene encoding type I pantothenate kinase → MITSPPRSNTPEEATEHPGRDGQPPRSAHRRGPEVSPYVDLTRAEWSALRERTPLPLTADEVERLRGLGDVIDLDEVRDVYLPLSRLLNLYVGATSNLRGTLNTFLGDAGNGHGAQSGTPFVIGVAGSVAVGKSTVARLLQALLARWPEHPRVELVTTDGFLYPMKELQRRGLTSRKGFPESYDRRALTRFVADIKAGKDEVRAPVYSHLIYDIVPGEELVVRRPDILIVEGLNVLQPALPGTDGRTRVALADYFDFSVYVDARPEDIERWYLNRFRKLRETAFQNPFSYFRKYTQVSEEEAMEYAQTTWRTINRPNLLENVAPTRGRATLVVRKGPDHKVQKLSLRKL
- the glmM gene encoding phosphoglucosamine mutase: MGRLFGTDGVRGVANADLTAELALGLSVAAAHVLAEAGTFEGHRATAVVGRDPRASGEFLEAAVVAGLASAGVDVLRVGVLPTPAVAYLTGALGADLGVMLSASHNAMPDNGIKFFARGGHKLADELEDRIESVYEEHRTGAPWDRPTGAGVGRVSDYTEGFEKYVAHLIGVLPNRLDGLKIVLDEAHGAASYVSPEAFARAGAEVVTIGAGPDGLNINDGCGSTHLGLLKAAVVEHGADFGIAHDGDADRCLAVDGTGAEVDGDQILAVLALAMREAGQLRENTVVGTVMSNLGFKLAMEGEGIQVVQTGVGDRYVLESMKEHGYALGGEQSGHVIILDHATTGDGTLTGLLLAARVAATGRSLAELAGVMQRLPQVLINVPDVDKSRVSTSGELAAAVSDAERELGTSGRVLLRPSGTEPLVRVMVEAADIEQARAVAGRLADAVKSALG
- the rpsI gene encoding 30S ribosomal protein S9; this encodes MAETTAETPVDEFEGVEEYTTESEVVVEGDYTSESLAGRFGDPQPAAGLGRRKNAIARVRIVPGTGKWKINGRTLEDYFPNKVHQQEVNEPFKLLELDGRYDVIARISGGGVSGQAGALRLGVARALNEADVDNNRPALKKAGFLSRDDRAVERKKAGLKKARKAPQYSKR
- the rplM gene encoding 50S ribosomal protein L13, whose amino-acid sequence is MRTYSPKPGDISRQWLVIDAQDVVLGRLATQAAALLKGKHKPTYAPHMDMGDFVVIINADKVHLSGNKASQKMAYRHSGFPGGLRAVRYDDLLANNPEKAVEKAVKGMLPKNSLGRQMLSKLKVYSGDQHPHAAQQPVPFEITQVAQ
- a CDS encoding glycosyltransferase family 87 protein, whose protein sequence is MGLRPGIWLMRWEARPPGDRLVGLLLRPAPRSWQVLCLAVLLGSCVSTSLRENWGSDNAFVVKAAQTLLEGGSPYEDKRFLYLPSAVLMAVPEALVPRGVLRWVLPVGMSGLLGIGWLAALRLFSVPLRSRLAVAGPAVLALLYKPWANLVLIGNWTAVSAAALPLALLLAHRRSWGWAGLVVGLAIACKPMLVPVGLLFLLARQWRGLAAAVLVPLGMSLAGALLMPSPSLFFTRTLPFLLQGQDAYALPWDASPIAVLPRLGVPQPLAVLVAFAGAAAGLWAAWARWRRTEEDADQGELRLVETACMVMLAAFLVSRPSFDHYLLVVLPLLLASAVRPGSAPRSPWFWLALTPQLALVPWPAELAHKRRAFKDCATLCGLAFVLARRALRSGRVILKPVTTAGSPPRTEPECAATPAASASRTAF
- a CDS encoding ABC-F family ATP-binding cassette domain-containing protein; the encoded protein is MGHLEASHLEYYLPDGRVLLPDVSFRVGEGSVVALVGANGAGKTTLLKLISGELQPHGGGVTISGGLGVMSQFVGSVRDETTVRDLLVSVSQPRIREAAKAVDRAEHLIMTVDDEAAQMAYAQALSDWADVQGYEAETLWDVCTTAALAVPYDSAQFREVRTLSGGEQKRLVLEALLRGPDEVLLLDEPDNYLDVPGKRWLEEQLKATRKTVLFVSHDRELLTQAAEKIISLEASPTGSDVWVHGAGFGTYHEARKERFARFEELKRRWDEEHARLKALVLRLRNQAASSPDMASRYRAMQTRFQKFEEAGPPPEPPREQDITMRLKGGRTGVRALTVENLELTGLMKPFSLEVFYGERVAVLGSNGSGKSHFLRLLAGEDVRHTGNWKLGARVVPGHFAQTHAHPELFGRTLVEILWTEAAKPLGQAMGALRRYELERQAEQPFERLSGGQQARFQILLLELAGTTALLLDEPTDNLDLESAEALQDGLESYEGTVLCVTHDRWFARTFDRYLVFGSDGVVRETQEPVWDERRVERER